From one Coffea eugenioides isolate CCC68of chromosome 11, Ceug_1.0, whole genome shotgun sequence genomic stretch:
- the LOC113752069 gene encoding probable xyloglucan endotransglucosylase/hydrolase protein 28: MVNFHRGFFALTTFIVLVCGASKNLPILSFDEGYSQLFGDDNLMVVKDGKSVHLTLDERTGSGFVSQDIYSQGFFSASIKLPAAYTAGVVVAFYVSFSLIKLKNPT; the protein is encoded by the exons aTGGTGAATTTTCATCGGGGATTTTTTGCATTAACCACCTTCATTGTTTTGGTTTGTGGGGCTTCGAAAAACCTTCCGATTCTTTCATTTGATGAAGGGTACTCTCAGCTTTTTGGTGATGATAATCTTATGGTCGTTAAAGATGGAAAATCAGTTCATCTTACTTTAGATGAAAGAACAG GTTCTGGATTTGTGTCACAAGACATTTATTCACAGGGATTCTTCAGTGCTTCTATTAAGCTTCCAGCAGCTTACACGGCTGGCGTTGTTGTAGCATTTTATGTAAGTTTTTCCTTGATCAAGCTGAAGAATCCCACATAA
- the LOC113754264 gene encoding putative receptor protein kinase ZmPK1 translates to MANRNQPVNGKHSGLSLQDSGNLLLTDAGQFSVWTSNTKSNSSVQLKLQDNGNLVLSTSDGEFLWQSFDFPTNTLLPGQLFTSETILVSSRSTTNYSSGFYKLYFDSDSVLHLRYEGPEITTVYWPDPWLNIWDAGRSSFNGSKIAVLDESGYFQSSDLLQFYTSDHGIGPLRRLVLDVDGSLRVHSLDKANGSWRVTWVHNSEPCKIHGICGTNSLCIYDPEAGRKCTCIPGYRMINQTDWSYGCEPDFQVSCTNESASGFIQLLHVEYYGYDIGYFPNSSLESCKSLCLNYCECKGFQYKFDLTMGYYSCYLKTILFNGYRSQNYQDPIYIRLPALNGKHRLLVYEYMEHGSLAKNLYSDKLDWKKKYEIALGTAKGLAYLHEECLEWVLHCDVKPQNILLNSDYQPKVADFGLSKLLNRSAIDNSMFSKIRGTRGYMAPEWVFNLPITSKVDVYSYGIVVLEMITGRRSTGNHANDESIVVEPRRLVTWVKENIKGTAERASEIKDIVDPTIKGDFDMGRMGILIDVALKCAEEDKDARPTMRQAVDMLLHQDCNE, encoded by the exons ATGGCCAATCGAAATCAACCTGTCAATGGAAAACATTCTGGCCTCTCTCTGCAGGATTCAGGGAATCTGTTATTGACAGATGCAGGGCAGTTCAGTGTTTGGACAAGTAATACAAAATCAAACTCTTCTGTCCAATTGAAACTTCAAGACAATGGCAATCTTGTTCTCAGCACTTCTGATGGTGAATTCCTTTGGCAAAGTTTTGACTTCCCAACCAATACACTTCTTCCCGGGCAGTTGTTTACTAGTGAGACAATTCTTGTATCTTCCAGAAGCACAACCAATTATTCTTCTGGTTTTTACAAGTTGTACTTTGATAGTGATAGTGTCCTACATCTTCGGTATGAGGGTCCTGAAATAACTACTGTATATTGGCCTGATCCATGGTTAAATATTTGGGATGCTGGGAGATCATCTTTTAATGGTAGTAAGATTGCTGTGTTAGATGAATCTGGCTATTTTCAGTCATCTGATCTGCTGCAATTTTATACGTCTGATCATGGCATTGGACCATTGAGAAGATTGGTTCTTGACGTTGATGGCAGCCTTCGGGTCCACAGTCTAGATAAAGCTAATGGAAGTTGGCGAGTTACATGGGTACACAATTCTGAACCGTGCAAGATCCATGGTATTTGTGGCACCAACAGTTTATGTATCTATGATCCTGAGGCTGGAAGAAAATGCACCTGTATTCCAGGATACAGGATGATAAATCAGACGGATTGGTCTTATGGATGTGAGCCTGATTTCCAAGTCTCTTGCACTAATGAAAGTGCTTCAGGTTTTATTCAACTCCTCCATGTCGAATATTATGGATATGATATTGGCTACTTTCCTAATTCCTCCTTGGAGAGTTGTAAAAGTTTATGCCTGAATTACTGTGAATGCAAAGGGTTTCAGTACAAATTTGATCTAACAATGGGCTACTATAGTTGTTACCTAAAGACTATTTTGTTCAATGGGTATCGTTCACAGAATTATCAGGATCCTATTTACATAAGATTGCCTGCGCTTAAT GGGAAACATAGGCTTTTGGTGTATGAATACATGGAGCATGGTTCACTAGCGAAAAATCTTTATTCAGATAAACTTGATTGGAAAAAGAAGTATGAAATTGCTCTTGGTACAGCAAAGGGACTTGCTTACTTGCATGAAGAGTGCTTAGAATGGGTTTTGCATTGTGATGTGAAACCCCAGAACATCCTTTTGAACTCTGATTATCAGCCAAAGGTAGCAGATTTTGGGCTCTCTAAATTATTGAATAGAAGTGCCATTGACAATTCAATGTTCTCCAAGATTAGAGGAACTAGAGGATACATGGCACCTGAGTGGGTGTTTAATCTCCCCATCACCTCAAAAGTTGACGTTTATAGCTATGGAATTGTTGTGCTGGAAATGATAACAGGACGGAGATCCACTGGGAACCATGCCAATGATGAGAGCATTGTGGTGGAGCCAAGAAGGCTGGTCACTTGGGTAAAGGAAAACATTAAGGGAACTGCTGAAAGAGCATCTGAGATCAAGGATATTGTAGACCCTACTATAAAGGGTGACTTTGATATGGGAAGGATGGGAATTCTGATTGACGTAGCTCTCAAGTGTGCAGAGGAGGACAAAGATGCTAGGCCTACTATGAGACAGGCAGTTGACATGCTTCTTCATCAAGACTGCAATGAGTAG